The following is a genomic window from Rutidosis leptorrhynchoides isolate AG116_Rl617_1_P2 chromosome 8, CSIRO_AGI_Rlap_v1, whole genome shotgun sequence.
AACTACATAAGGATAACGTTGTTGACGTAAGTAGGCttagcgataggattatgtcggttagtcTAATTATTAAGGAGGACACTTTCACGGTCATAAGCGCATACGCACCTCACACGGGCTTAAGTGATGCGGAAAAGAAGAGTTTATGGGAATTGTTAGATGAGGTAGTGAGGGGGTGCCCAGCTGACCATCGATTGATTATAGGGGGTGATCTGAATGGACACATAGGAGTGGAGGCAGAAGGTTACGAGGGAGCCCATGGGGGCTTTGGGTTTGGCCCTAGAAACGAAGAAGGGCGCTCAATCCTGGAGTTTGCCATTGCCCACGAGATGGTCGTAGCAAACTCTTTCTTCAAGAAGAGGGATGCTCAGTTAGCTACTTTTCATAGCGGGGGTCGTAGCACCCAGATTGACTTTTTGCTCCTCCGTAAAGGGGAACTTAGGACTTGTAGGGACTGTAAGGTCCTTCCAGCATTGACGTGCTCCTCCCAGCATCGATTGTTGGTCATGGACCTAGTCACTCGGGGAAGAGTTGGTAGGATGGCCAGGGTTGTGCAACCTAGAGTCCTTTGGAAGAACCTGCATGGAGCGAATACAGAGACTTTTAGAGCGACTGTTGCTGATAGATTGAGGGTAGAAGGGGATTACGTAGCCCCTACTGATGTAGATCAGATTTGGAACCGCATGGCGTCCGCTATCAGAGATGTGGCAAAAGAGACTTTAGGGGTGGCAATAGGGACATCGAGAGCCCATAAGAGTAGTAGAGAATCGTGGTGGCTTAATGACGATGTCCAAATGAAAGTCGCGTTAAAACAAacgaggtttagggagctcattactTTTGGAGAAGGGACACCTGCAGAGAGAACTAGGATAGAAGAAagatataaagaagctaaaagagaagcaAAGAAGGCCGTAGCTATTGCTAAAGACAAAGCATATGAAGATTTATATAGGAAACTAAACTCTAAAGAGGGAGCTAATGACATATATAGGATAGCTAAAGCTAGGGATCGAAGAAGCAGGGACTTGGTTAACGTCAAATTTATCAAGAATGAAGCGGGTCAAACTATAGTGAAAGAAGACCTTATTAGGAATAGATGGGAGGAGTATTTTGCATCCCTCTTCTGTAGGGAAAGACCCGAGCGGAACGGGGAACTCCATGAGGTTCGTGAGTATCAAAACAACTGTTTCTGTACGAGGATTAACCAGGAGGAAGTTAGATCGTCtctacgaaagatggggagaaacaaagcagtaggaccagACCAAATTCCGATTGAGGCATGTAGGTGCCTAGGAGATGAAGGGGTTAGATGGCTGACAAACCTTTTCAACATGACGTTTAGAAGCGCAAAGATGCCTATAGAATGGAGACTTAGTGAGGTTATTCCCATTTACAAAAATAAGGGAGATGCGCAAATATGTAGTAATTATAGAGGCATAAAGTTACTTAGTCATacaatgaagctttgggagagagtgattgagacgaggctccgatgtgagacaaaggtttcagagaaccaGTTCGGTTTCATGCCAGGACGTTCGTCGATAGAAGCAATCCACATcgttagaagccttatggagaagtatagggaaaaacaaaagaacctacacatggcattcgtagacttggaaaaggcttatgactgtgtcccgcgtgagctgatttggaagacccttaatgttaggggtgtcccaagtagatatataaggACTATTAGAGATATGTATGAGGGGGCGAAGACTCGTGTACGTACGACGGTAGGAAACACTGAGTTTTTCCCAGTAGAGGTAGGTTTAcatcagggatcggcccttagcccaTATCTTTTTGCTTTGATTCTAGACGAACTGACTCAAAGGATACAAGATAACATCCCATGGTGCCTAATATTCGCGGACAATATAGTATTAGTTTCGGATTcccaggatgagcttaacagaaggATAGAGCAATGGAGGAGCGCcctagaatcaaatggcctacggattagcatACTTAAGTCGGAGTACCTTAGATGTGATTTCAGGACGAGCGAAGAGGAACAAGAGGATATTGTGGACGTCCAAATTGGGGACCAAATTTTACCTccacaagagtcctttagatatttaggctcgatgcttcacaaatcgggaaggatagatgaggacgtgacacatcgtatacgagtaggatggttgaagtggagggcagcgaaaggggtgttgtgcgacaagaaggtaccccttaaattgaaagggaaattcttcaaggtggcaatcagaccggccatgttgtacggatcggagtgttggccaatgacgaaagcctaggagagaaggatggaggtggcagaaatgaggatgcttaggtggacgtgtggtaagacaATGCTAGAtttgataccaaatggagtttttagggagaacttgAAAGTTGGGAACATAACCAACAAGCTGAGGGAAGGACGACTAAGATGGTTTGGATATGTTttgaggcgcccacttttagccccggttaggagagtcgagacccttgTTGTTGGgcgcgtaaggagaaggggtagacccagacgtaggttggaggatagattgaagcttgacatgaaggagctcttattgactaaggacatgacttctgataggaatttgtggaggagtagaattagaatagatgactaggctctacattttgtttattttttttttatatatttatattatatttcctgCCTACTTGCTTGTGTGCCTTATCGTATTGGCTGTACCTGTTTTAcggttatattatatatctatacttattgtaGCATTTTCAGAGGATTTATTGCACTATATGGTTAcatgtttgtattacattatatagcaatTAATTTATACATACTTACATATCACATGCTTTTATGCTATCATTGTATGCTTATTTGTCTATGTTTACATTGTATACCATCTATTTTATACTACATAGTATACCTACATGCTTCTTACCAACATGTTTTcgtatacttattgtacttacatgactggttatacttgcatatttgacacgcacatattttaattatatattatattacattattTTGTTACATGCTTTATTTACCTATACATATCGTATTGATATATACTTTATTCATGGTAAAGTTTCTTTTTTATCTA
Proteins encoded in this region:
- the LOC139864209 gene encoding uncharacterized protein, which gives rise to MQEAQATFVDNAVQNSSKLKRMEIDLNDANLKWKTVVDLAKKKEETLQLIEKKCVAERLEKEKVNIDPTSTYDHLRSCPPRLGADRTRGVRGGNRVATPGGIRVGSWNIGTLTGKRIELVDTFLKSNVDIGCVQETRWKGEGAVDIKDYRLWYSGSRIARNGVGIFLGKLHKDNVVDVSRLSDRIMSVSLIIKEDTFTVISAYAPHTGLSDAEKKSLWELLDEVVRGCPADHRLIIGGDLNGHIGVEAEGYEGAHGGFGFGPRNEEGRSILEFAIAHEMVVANSFFKKRDAQLATFHSGGRSTQIDFLLLRKGELRTCRDCKVLPALTCSSQHRLLVMDLVTRGRVGRMARVVQPRVLWKNLHGANTETFRATVADRLRVEGDYVAPTDVDQIWNRMASAIRDVAKETLGVAIGTSRAHKSSRESWWLNDDVQMKVALKQTRFRELITFGEGTPAERTRIEERYKEAKREAKKAVAIAKDKAYEDLYRKLNSKEGANDIYRIAKARDRRSRDLVNVKFIKNEAGQTIVKEDLIRNRWEEYFASLFCRERPERNGELHEVREYQNNCFCTRINQEEVRSSLRKMGRNKAVGPDQIPIEACRCLGDEGVRWLTNLFNMTFRSAKMPIEWRLSEVIPIYKNKGDAQICSNYRGIKLLSHTMKLWERKDRAMEERPRIKWPTD